GCAGTCAAAGTCAGTTTTGCTTTCGATTTTCTCCCCTTTCAAAACAACCTTCAGGATCTCAGCCCTCTCTCTTTGATCACGTATCCCAATTTCAAAGGCCTGAGGAAGACGCCGGAGGATTGCTTCATCGAGTTCTGAAGGTCAGTTGGGTGCAGCAAGTAACATCTCTTATAAACCcctggttataatttttttttggtatttaaaagatgagaaatttaaccaataataaaatgggttaaattaaattaaaaaaacctaaatcaaaataaaaataatgaaattaatgaaatgaaaagtgaatatagtactaaatcattgaaaagaaaaacatttgtgaGGAATGAATACATAAGATCAAGAGAGGTCAATATTCAAAAAGGTTGGGAGTTTatgtacaaatgataaaaagaagTGGGGATAAATGTGTAATTAACAAGATGTTAGAACTATAAATATCATTCTATCTTCTCTCTTGGAGGGACTGGCAAGAGTAAGAGAGAGGGTTTAGAGAGAGGCTGGATAGAAGATATATTGATGGCAGATCAACTGATAGCTATAACTCCACCTTCCACTGTTGGATCAGCACGATATTCGAATATGTTGTTCTCATCCATGTTGTGTACATTGTCACCATAGGGATTTTCTATATCAGTCCCTGTTTGAAAGATACCGAGAGAGGAAAATATCTGGGAAAATACACTTCTTGACAGTCTTCTTTGATGTCTGTTTTCTCCTTCGGCCACCATTGGATTAGGCTATAACttggatatgttgttcttcttgattctgtctaGATTCTAAACGGTGCAAATCTGAAACAAACATTCGGTATAGAAGTTGTGTATCTCGCACAACAGGTCTGCAAGTTTGATGTCAGTTTTGTTAAACCCATATTTCTggaaatttcatcatttgatgaagttaatatttggatatgttatactCATAATAATGCATTATAACTTGACACTATGGATTGTTGGAATATTATTCGTTTGTTATTTGTGGTTGATTGAAACTGTTATCAAAGATTGTGTTTAGTAGAATATTGTTCAGAAAGTTTGTAAAATCgataagaatattttattttgacgtTAAGAGGGaggattgaaataaataagaaaaattagcttttataaagtaattttttgaCACTCTTTAATGATATATGACATGGCCAGTGGTtgagataaaagagaaaaagttaaattatggATGTGTGTAAATGGAATGGTTGATGAATCTGGACAGATTCGTCTCCTGACTTTTGGAGAGAGTTCGAGTAGGAGGATGAGAAAATTAGGATCAAGTTTCTTCAACCAAAACTGCATGTTTGATTGGTTTTAGGTGGTTGCTAGGAAGTTCATGCAGACCGGCGGCCGGATTTTGGCTAAAGCAAGGATTGATGAAGGAAGAATCCATAGCCCATCTCCACAGATCAAACCAGAGGCCACAGCAGGAACCATCAAGCTTGCCTTTCTGCTGTTCAGCTTGTGCCAAGCAAACACAACCAAACTCCCCACACACATATCAATGGCGAAGTAGGCTCCAACGAGGAAAGGCACTGCCATGGCCATTGGAAGAGGAACATATTTTCCACTATTGTTGAGAGAAAGATCTCTCGACAAGTTGGCCAGTATAGCAAAGCCGAAAAACCCGTAACAAAGCTGCAAGCAGTGCTGGGGAAGGGCAGAGAAGCCTTCAACACCAAGAATTGCCATGTTTCTGTAGATAATGGCATAGGGAGCTTTGTATTCACCATTGGGGTTTCCGACATCAAAAGCcttgtagaagaggaagaacGTGACCGGAGCTACAACACAGCCTATGACAGTCCCGATGGCCTGGCTAAGAAGCATTGATCTAGGAGAAGTGAGAGTGAGATGACCAGTCTTGAAATCATGCATCAAGTCAGAAGAGATGGAAACAATGGATTTAATCAGGCCACAGCCCACCAGTCCTGCAACGACACCGTTGTTTTTACCTGCCAAGGATGCGAGTAAAAAGAGGGCCACCTTTCCATAATTGTAAGCCATGTTCATGTCAGTTAGACCAGCCCCGTAAGCATTGCAGAAGCTAAGAGAGGGAGCCAGAATGTAGGCGACAACTACATAGTACCACTTTAGCTCTGGAAACATGAGAGGGATGGCGATGATGGCAATGATGGAGAAGGTGATGTACCCTAAACATGCTACCCAAAGAGGGATGCCCTCTCTTAAGAAGATTTCATTTCTTTGAAGATCATCACGAGCTTGATTTTTGTCTTCTGTAATTGCAAGTGGAAAACGATATTAATGAAGTTTCTATGTAGAACTCAACGTTATCAAAACGGGGCTTATCAACATTAGCATGTCACTGGTTGCAGCACATCAAATTACAGAATACAAGAGCATTCCGAATATCACcaagaaattagaaatgaaaacTCCTGAAGTCTCTCTCTGGTCAGGTCAACGGAGGTCTTTTTAGATATAGTATGGGGGAGCTGTAACCGGAAAGGGAAGGTTTAGCTATGCAATATGCTGGACATAAGTAACATGATTAACAAAATAACATCAACTCacctgttttgattttgttagctTTTGCTCTGGCACGCATACTCCTCGCAGTGAAATAGAGTATCTTGAGAAAATTGTAGAGGCCGTCTCCTAGGATCAAAGAAATAGAAATGAAAACCTGCAACaaaaatgaatttctttaaGACTTATTTCAGCAAAAACCTCTAGCACCGAGGAATGCGTGGAGGAATCTATCGACgaaa
The genomic region above belongs to Populus alba chromosome 12, ASM523922v2, whole genome shotgun sequence and contains:
- the LOC118058053 gene encoding metal-nicotianamine transporter YSL3; translated protein: MNMNMEEMKEIEKVGGEGMEEVRDEPEDIKRIAPWTKQITVRGIVASIAIGIIYSVIVMKLNLTTGLVPNLNVSAALLAFVFLRTWTKLLSKAGIVTAPFTRQENTIVQTCAVACYSIAVGGGFGSYLLGLNRKTYEQAGVDTEGNTPGSTKEPGIGWMTGFLFVSSFVGLLALVPLRKIMIIDYKLSYPSGTATAVLINGFHTPKGDKMARKQVHGFMKFFSLSFLWAFFQWFYSGGEKCGFSQFPAFGLKAWKNSFYFDFSMTYIGAGMICSHLVNLSLLLGAVLSWGLMWPLIGGLKGEWFPSTLPESSMKSLNGYKVFISISLILGDGLYNFLKILYFTARSMRARAKANKIKTEDKNQARDDLQRNEIFLREGIPLWVACLGYITFSIIAIIAIPLMFPELKWYYVVVAYILAPSLSFCNAYGAGLTDMNMAYNYGKVALFLLASLAGKNNGVVAGLVGCGLIKSIVSISSDLMHDFKTGHLTLTSPRSMLLSQAIGTVIGCVVAPVTFFLFYKAFDVGNPNGEYKAPYAIIYRNMAILGVEGFSALPQHCLQLCYGFFGFAILANLSRDLSLNNSGKYVPLPMAMAVPFLVGAYFAIDMCVGSLVVFAWHKLNSRKASLMVPAVASGLICGDGLWILPSSILALAKIRPPVCMNFLATT